A DNA window from Engystomops pustulosus chromosome 6, aEngPut4.maternal, whole genome shotgun sequence contains the following coding sequences:
- the IZUMO2 gene encoding izumo sperm-egg fusion protein 2 isoform X3, with protein MAVSVTLLLVASVITMASSCYQCNTKIEKLFKKIKKDVLPKHVRDHHLLIRCEELFKGMSGNFYKDYAVKHFTGLIEIQHYNSLADYFYAEAQKLLHTKEKEQDLLDNIVKFRYETTMKLKHDLKSYRDKACSSFECGKDEKRLSLTFSQKMKAATLSSAIYTLAISALILLVGLQLLALLYWIRKKAFIERTMEL; from the exons ATGGCCGTGAGCGTTACACTTCTCCTTGTAGCCAGTGTCATCACAATGGCTTCCAGTTGCTACCAGTGtaatacaaaaatagaaaaactatTCAAAAAGATCAAAAAAGATGTTTTACCCAAGCACGTCCGGGACCACCACCTTCTCATCAGGTGTGAAGAATTGTTCAAGGGCATGAGCGGCAATTTCTATAAGGACTATGCAGTAAAACACTTCACAGGCCTGATAG AAATCCAGCATTACAATTCATTGGCTGACTACTTTTATGCGGAAGCGCAAAAACTTCTTCACACAAAGGAAAAAG AACAAGATTTACTGGACAACATTGTGAAGTTTCGATATGAAACTACAATGAAACTTAAGCATGATCTTAAAAGTTACCGCGATAAAG CGTGTTCCTCGTTTGAATGCG gaaaggaCGAGAAAAGACTTTCGCTTACATTTAGTCAAAAGATGAAAGCTGCCACATTGTCTTCTGCAATATACACTCTAGCCATCTCCGCTTTAATACTGCTGGTAGGACTCCAACTCCT GGCGTTGCTGTATTGGATTAGAAAGAAAGCATTCATTGAAAGAACGATGGAGCTGTGA
- the IZUMO2 gene encoding izumo sperm-egg fusion protein 2 isoform X1 has protein sequence MAVSVTLLLVASVITMASSCYQCNTKIEKLFKKIKKDVLPKHVRDHHLLIRCEELFKGMSGNFYKDYAVKHFTGLIEIQHYNSLADYFYAEAQKLLHTKEKEQDLLDNIVKFRYETTMKLKHDLKSYRDKACSSFECGWLKAQVYSCSKCKKVNPLCLSYKVCKGKDEKRLSLTFSQKMKAATLSSAIYTLAISALILLVGLQLLALLYWIRKKAFIERTMEL, from the exons ATGGCCGTGAGCGTTACACTTCTCCTTGTAGCCAGTGTCATCACAATGGCTTCCAGTTGCTACCAGTGtaatacaaaaatagaaaaactatTCAAAAAGATCAAAAAAGATGTTTTACCCAAGCACGTCCGGGACCACCACCTTCTCATCAGGTGTGAAGAATTGTTCAAGGGCATGAGCGGCAATTTCTATAAGGACTATGCAGTAAAACACTTCACAGGCCTGATAG AAATCCAGCATTACAATTCATTGGCTGACTACTTTTATGCGGAAGCGCAAAAACTTCTTCACACAAAGGAAAAAG AACAAGATTTACTGGACAACATTGTGAAGTTTCGATATGAAACTACAATGAAACTTAAGCATGATCTTAAAAGTTACCGCGATAAAG CGTGTTCCTCGTTTGAATGCG GTTGGCTGAAGGCGCAAGTGTACAGCTGCAGCAAATGTAAAAAAGTGAATCCCTTGTGTCTGAGTTACAAGGTTTGCAAAG gaaaggaCGAGAAAAGACTTTCGCTTACATTTAGTCAAAAGATGAAAGCTGCCACATTGTCTTCTGCAATATACACTCTAGCCATCTCCGCTTTAATACTGCTGGTAGGACTCCAACTCCT GGCGTTGCTGTATTGGATTAGAAAGAAAGCATTCATTGAAAGAACGATGGAGCTGTGA
- the IZUMO2 gene encoding izumo sperm-egg fusion protein 2 isoform X2 gives MAVSVTLLLVASVITMASSCYQCNTKIEKLFKKIKKDVLPKHVRDHHLLIRCEELFKGMSGNFYKDYAVKHFTGLIEIQHYNSLADYFYAEAQKLLHTKEKEQDLLDNIVKFRYETTMKLKHDLKSYRDKACSSFECGWLKAQVYSCSKCKKVNPLCLSYKVCKGKDEKRLSLTFSQKMKAATLSSAIYTLAISALILLGVAVLD, from the exons ATGGCCGTGAGCGTTACACTTCTCCTTGTAGCCAGTGTCATCACAATGGCTTCCAGTTGCTACCAGTGtaatacaaaaatagaaaaactatTCAAAAAGATCAAAAAAGATGTTTTACCCAAGCACGTCCGGGACCACCACCTTCTCATCAGGTGTGAAGAATTGTTCAAGGGCATGAGCGGCAATTTCTATAAGGACTATGCAGTAAAACACTTCACAGGCCTGATAG AAATCCAGCATTACAATTCATTGGCTGACTACTTTTATGCGGAAGCGCAAAAACTTCTTCACACAAAGGAAAAAG AACAAGATTTACTGGACAACATTGTGAAGTTTCGATATGAAACTACAATGAAACTTAAGCATGATCTTAAAAGTTACCGCGATAAAG CGTGTTCCTCGTTTGAATGCG GTTGGCTGAAGGCGCAAGTGTACAGCTGCAGCAAATGTAAAAAAGTGAATCCCTTGTGTCTGAGTTACAAGGTTTGCAAAG gaaaggaCGAGAAAAGACTTTCGCTTACATTTAGTCAAAAGATGAAAGCTGCCACATTGTCTTCTGCAATATACACTCTAGCCATCTCCGCTTTAATACTGCTG GGCGTTGCTGTATTGGATTAG